One segment of Niveibacterium microcysteis DNA contains the following:
- a CDS encoding SRPBCC domain-containing protein: MHELRTTVDIQAPPNQVWTILTDFAAYPEWNPFIREVRGEPIAGRSLNISVFCGPKAQRRNFWPRVLTSEAPRELRWQGRLLMSGLLNGEHRFKLVPRSDGTTRLVHSECFTGVLVPFFRARLEREARPGFEAMNAALKSRAERRR; encoded by the coding sequence ATGCATGAGCTGCGTACTACGGTTGATATCCAGGCCCCGCCGAATCAGGTCTGGACGATCCTGACCGACTTTGCCGCCTACCCGGAGTGGAACCCCTTCATCCGCGAAGTGCGTGGCGAGCCGATCGCCGGACGCTCGCTCAATATCAGCGTCTTCTGTGGTCCGAAAGCGCAACGGCGCAACTTCTGGCCGCGTGTGCTGACCTCCGAAGCGCCGCGCGAACTGCGTTGGCAAGGCCGCCTGCTGATGAGCGGGCTGCTCAACGGCGAACACCGTTTCAAGCTGGTGCCCCGGTCCGATGGCACCACCCGCCTTGTGCACAGCGAATGCTTTACCGGCGTGCTGGTTCCGTTCTTCCGAGCGCGCCTTGAGCGCGAAGCCCGGCCCGGATTCGAGGCCATGAACGCCGCCCTCAAATCGCGCGCCGAACGCCGCCGCTGA
- a CDS encoding DUF1289 domain-containing protein: MSRLPPASPCTGVCRIDPRSGCCEGCQRTLDEIAGWSQASDADKHLILRRVAERRACADWFDVDLRSDCDR, from the coding sequence ATGTCGCGCCTGCCACCCGCTTCGCCCTGTACCGGGGTGTGCCGGATCGACCCGCGCAGCGGGTGCTGTGAGGGCTGTCAGCGCACGCTGGACGAGATTGCCGGCTGGTCGCAGGCGAGTGACGCCGACAAACACCTGATCCTGCGCAGGGTTGCCGAACGTCGCGCGTGTGCCGACTGGTTCGACGTCGACCTGCGTTCAGACTGCGACCGCTAA
- a CDS encoding MBL fold metallo-hydrolase: MGAPLPPSIRVLERGWLSANTVLLLDGPDACAVDSGYVTDALETVRLVREALDGRRLTRLINTHSHSDHIGGNAALTHAFGCAVAVPAGIAGAVATWDEAALLLSAADQRGERFTAHAVIQPGDRFVAGGMRWEALAAPGHDMDALVFYAADHRLLISGDALWRHGFGILFADVIGAGGGLDAARETLERLARLPIDCVIPGHGAPFVEVDQAFESAFARLQAFEQDGSRIARNALRGCLSFTLLERGQLALDTLPAYLASVPLYREANQRYLQQAPDALAAWLADALVHAGVARRSGGFLVPTALG; this comes from the coding sequence ATGGGGGCGCCGTTACCGCCGTCGATCCGTGTGCTGGAGCGCGGCTGGCTGTCGGCCAATACGGTCTTGCTGTTGGACGGCCCGGATGCCTGCGCGGTGGATTCTGGCTATGTCACCGATGCCTTGGAGACGGTGCGCCTGGTGCGAGAAGCGCTCGACGGGCGACGCCTGACACGGCTCATCAACACCCACTCCCACTCCGACCACATCGGGGGCAATGCGGCGCTGACTCACGCGTTCGGCTGCGCAGTAGCGGTGCCGGCGGGCATCGCGGGCGCCGTCGCGACCTGGGACGAGGCCGCGTTGTTGCTCTCTGCTGCGGATCAGCGCGGCGAGCGCTTCACCGCGCATGCGGTGATCCAGCCGGGTGACCGCTTTGTCGCCGGCGGCATGCGCTGGGAGGCGTTGGCCGCGCCAGGGCACGACATGGACGCGCTGGTGTTCTACGCCGCCGATCACCGGCTGCTGATCTCGGGTGACGCGCTGTGGCGCCACGGCTTTGGCATCCTGTTCGCGGATGTGATCGGTGCAGGTGGCGGTCTCGACGCGGCGCGCGAGACGCTCGAACGACTCGCGCGCCTGCCGATCGATTGCGTGATCCCGGGTCATGGCGCCCCGTTCGTCGAGGTCGACCAGGCTTTCGAGTCGGCCTTTGCTCGGCTGCAGGCTTTCGAGCAGGACGGCAGCCGGATTGCGCGCAACGCGCTGCGCGGCTGCCTGAGCTTCACCCTGCTTGAACGTGGCCAGCTGGCGCTCGATACGCTGCCCGCCTACCTTGCGAGTGTGCCCCTCTACCGCGAAGCGAATCAGCGCTACCTGCAACAAGCGCCCGATGCGCTCGCGGCGTGGCTGGCCGATGCGCTGGTGCACGCGGGGGTGGCACGCCGCAGCGGCGGTTTTCTGGTGCCAACCGCATTGGGTTGA